In the genome of Desulfitibacter sp. BRH_c19, one region contains:
- a CDS encoding 3-isopropylmalate dehydratase large subunit (catalyzes the isomerization between 2-isopropylmalate and 3-isopropylmalate in leucine biosynthesis), with translation MGMTITEKILAAHAGLDHVEPGQLINAKLDIVLGNDITSPVAIKEFRKTGKEKVYDKEKVVLVPDHFTPNKDIQSAEQAKMLREFAKEQELTNYFEVGKMGIEHCLLPEQGIVGPGDVIIGADSHTCTYGALGAFATGVGSTDMAAGMALGEAWFKIPESIKFIYHGKRQDWVSGKDLILYTIGKIGVDGARYQAMEFTGEAIENLSMDSRFTMSNMAIEAGGKNGIIAPDKITEEYIKGRVKREYKLYFSDADAKYNRIIDIDVATIEPQVAFPHLPENTKGISEVGNVSIDQVVIGSCTNGRIEDLRVAASILRNQKVHSGVRLIIFPGTQQIYLDAMREGLFEVFVEAGAVVSTPTCGPCLGGHMGILAKGERALSTTNRNFVGRMGHPESEVYLSGPAVAAASAIKGRLTAPQEVV, from the coding sequence ATGGGAATGACAATAACTGAAAAGATACTGGCAGCCCATGCAGGTCTTGATCATGTGGAACCAGGACAGTTGATAAATGCTAAGCTTGATATAGTATTAGGCAATGACATTACATCACCTGTAGCCATAAAAGAGTTTAGAAAAACTGGAAAAGAAAAGGTGTATGACAAGGAAAAAGTAGTTCTTGTTCCTGACCATTTTACCCCGAATAAGGATATTCAGTCAGCTGAACAGGCAAAAATGCTTAGAGAGTTTGCAAAGGAACAAGAGCTTACCAATTACTTTGAAGTTGGAAAGATGGGTATAGAACACTGCTTGCTTCCTGAACAGGGTATTGTGGGGCCAGGAGATGTAATTATTGGTGCTGATTCTCATACCTGTACCTATGGAGCTCTTGGAGCATTTGCAACTGGAGTTGGAAGTACAGATATGGCAGCGGGGATGGCCTTGGGAGAAGCATGGTTTAAGATCCCTGAGAGTATTAAGTTCATCTATCATGGTAAGAGGCAAGATTGGGTTTCTGGGAAAGATCTTATTCTATATACTATTGGTAAAATAGGTGTTGATGGTGCTAGATATCAGGCAATGGAATTCACAGGGGAAGCCATTGAAAACCTATCAATGGATAGCCGCTTTACAATGTCAAATATGGCTATAGAAGCTGGTGGAAAGAACGGAATTATCGCACCTGATAAAATCACAGAGGAATATATTAAAGGAAGAGTAAAACGAGAGTATAAACTCTACTTTAGTGATGCAGATGCAAAATATAATAGAATTATTGATATTGATGTAGCTACTATTGAGCCACAGGTTGCTTTCCCTCACTTACCGGAAAACACAAAAGGAATTAGTGAAGTTGGCAATGTTTCCATTGACCAAGTGGTTATCGGTTCCTGTACTAATGGAAGGATAGAGGACTTAAGAGTAGCCGCCAGCATTTTAAGAAATCAAAAAGTACATTCTGGAGTCCGATTAATTATTTTTCCAGGGACACAGCAAATTTACCTGGATGCTATGAGAGAAGGACTTTTTGAAGTATTTGTTGAAGCAGGGGCAGTTGTAAGCACACCTACCTGCGGACCTTGCCTCGGTGGGCATATGGGTATCCTAGCCAAAGGGGAAAGGGCTTTATCTACAACTAATAGAAACTTTGTAGGACGTATGGGTCACCCGGAGAGTGAAGTTTACTTATCGGGTCCAGCCGTAGCTGCTGCTAGTGCAATTAAGGGTAGACTAACTGCACCTCAGGAGGTGGTATAG
- a CDS encoding 3-isopropylmalate dehydrogenase, with protein sequence MIKVAVLPGDGIGSEIIPEALKVLEIIAPKYGMEFEFVEGLIGGAAIDAEGVALPEVTLNLCKDSQAVLLGAIGGPKWDTLPAPQRPEVAALLPLRKHLGLYANVRPIALNTALMGASPLKEEIVKGTDMIVIRELTGGIYFGDKYREAHVSGEKAVDILEYTSEEIERIAKLAFEIASKRRKKVTSVDKANVLESSRLWRETVSKLAQDYPEITVEHMYVDNCAMQLIRNPLQFDVILTENMFGDILTDEASILSGSIGMLASSSFGGNVALYEPAHGSAPDIAGQDKANPLATILSGAMMLKYSFDCSEGAEKIEAAVAKVLEEGYRTGDIMEPGKKLVGTREMGNLVCKKLGE encoded by the coding sequence ATGATTAAAGTAGCAGTATTACCTGGAGATGGGATAGGTTCTGAAATCATTCCTGAGGCTCTTAAAGTACTTGAAATAATTGCTCCTAAATACGGTATGGAATTTGAATTTGTAGAGGGCCTAATTGGTGGGGCAGCCATTGATGCTGAAGGTGTTGCACTTCCAGAAGTAACTCTTAATTTATGTAAGGATAGTCAGGCAGTTTTATTGGGTGCTATTGGAGGACCAAAGTGGGATACCCTTCCTGCCCCCCAGAGACCAGAGGTTGCAGCACTTCTTCCTCTTAGAAAACATCTTGGCTTATATGCAAATGTAAGACCAATTGCTTTAAATACAGCTTTAATGGGTGCCTCTCCTTTGAAGGAAGAGATAGTAAAGGGTACAGATATGATTGTTATCAGAGAGCTTACAGGTGGAATATACTTTGGTGACAAATATAGAGAGGCTCATGTATCAGGAGAGAAAGCAGTAGATATCCTTGAATATACTAGTGAAGAAATCGAAAGAATTGCCAAGCTTGCTTTTGAAATTGCATCCAAAAGAAGAAAAAAGGTGACTAGTGTAGACAAAGCTAACGTTTTGGAAAGCTCTAGGCTTTGGAGAGAGACAGTTTCTAAACTTGCACAGGATTATCCTGAGATTACCGTTGAGCATATGTATGTAGATAATTGCGCCATGCAGTTAATTAGGAATCCACTTCAATTTGATGTAATTCTTACTGAGAATATGTTTGGTGATATTCTAACTGATGAAGCTTCTATCTTAAGTGGTTCAATCGGCATGCTGGCTTCATCTAGCTTTGGAGGTAATGTGGCCTTGTATGAACCTGCCCATGGTTCTGCACCTGATATAGCAGGTCAAGACAAAGCTAATCCCCTGGCAACCATTCTTTCAGGCGCTATGATGTTAAAATACAGCTTTGATTGTTCAGAAGGAGCAGAAAAAATAGAAGCAGCAGTCGCCAAAGTACTTGAAGAAGGATATAGGACAGGAGACATTATGGAGCCAGGAAAGAAACTGGTTGGGACGAGGGAAATGGGTAATCTGGTATGCAAAAAACTGGGAGAGTAG
- a CDS encoding transferase, which produces MKVFLFDTTLRDGAQGEGVNVSVKDKVKIAEKLDWFGMDFIEGGWPSSNPKDTEFFQKAAKKNWRGKICSFGSTCRVGVKAEDDLNLQALVTCEAPATAIFAKTWDYQVTKVLGTSLEENLRMIRDSVAFLVNNEIQVIFDAEHFFDGYKANPEYALLCLESAQQAGASWLALCDTNGGTLPHEVFEIVQLCKERFTIPIGIHAHNDCELAVANSIAAVQAGATMVHGTFNGIGERCGNANLCSVIPNLELKMGYETSTRNNLDCLTETARYVAEVANIAIPNHQPFVGHSAFTHKGGMHANAVLKHPRTYEHITPETVGNDRRILMSELAGTSNLTHKLEEMGINIEDKDILKKTIEQVKELEHKGFQFEGAEASLELLLYKIAGSYKEHFHLENIKVNVEKRGEEDYYSEAIIKLRIGDEIVHTAAEGNGPVNALDNALRKALDETYPCITDMHLLDYKVRVLEGSQATAAKVRVLIESKDKEDHWSTVGVSSNIIEASWEALLDSMDYILLKKHLKDLGEKGE; this is translated from the coding sequence ATGAAAGTATTTTTATTTGATACTACCTTAAGAGATGGAGCCCAAGGAGAAGGGGTCAATGTTTCTGTCAAGGATAAGGTAAAGATAGCGGAAAAGTTAGATTGGTTCGGGATGGATTTTATTGAGGGGGGTTGGCCCTCCTCCAACCCTAAGGATACAGAATTTTTTCAAAAGGCTGCCAAAAAGAACTGGAGAGGGAAGATTTGCTCCTTTGGAAGCACTTGCAGAGTAGGAGTAAAAGCTGAGGATGATCTAAATCTGCAGGCTCTTGTGACCTGCGAAGCACCTGCTACTGCTATTTTTGCTAAAACCTGGGATTACCAGGTTACAAAAGTATTAGGAACAAGCTTAGAAGAGAACCTAAGAATGATCCGCGATAGTGTTGCTTTTTTAGTCAATAATGAAATTCAAGTGATCTTTGATGCCGAACACTTCTTTGATGGCTACAAAGCAAATCCTGAATATGCCTTGTTGTGTCTCGAAAGTGCACAACAAGCTGGGGCATCTTGGCTTGCTCTATGTGATACCAATGGTGGAACCCTTCCTCATGAGGTTTTTGAAATAGTGCAGCTTTGCAAAGAAAGATTTACTATTCCTATTGGCATCCATGCCCACAATGATTGTGAGCTTGCTGTGGCAAATAGTATAGCAGCAGTTCAGGCTGGGGCAACAATGGTCCACGGAACATTCAACGGCATAGGAGAAAGATGTGGTAATGCTAATTTATGTTCAGTAATACCTAATCTTGAATTAAAGATGGGATATGAAACTTCAACTAGAAATAATTTAGATTGTCTCACAGAAACAGCAAGGTATGTAGCTGAGGTTGCAAATATTGCCATACCAAATCATCAACCCTTTGTGGGACATAGCGCTTTTACTCATAAAGGGGGAATGCATGCTAATGCAGTATTAAAGCATCCTAGAACATATGAGCATATCACTCCTGAGACAGTAGGCAATGACAGAAGAATTTTAATGTCGGAGCTTGCTGGAACAAGCAATTTAACCCATAAGCTTGAAGAGATGGGAATTAATATAGAAGACAAGGATATACTCAAAAAAACTATTGAGCAGGTAAAAGAATTGGAGCATAAGGGCTTCCAATTTGAAGGGGCCGAAGCTTCCTTAGAGTTGTTACTCTATAAAATAGCAGGATCATATAAGGAACATTTTCATCTTGAAAACATTAAAGTAAATGTTGAAAAAAGAGGGGAAGAGGACTACTATTCAGAAGCAATTATTAAGCTAAGAATTGGAGATGAAATAGTTCATACTGCTGCTGAAGGAAATGGACCGGTCAATGCCTTGGATAATGCTCTCAGAAAAGCTCTTGACGAAACTTATCCATGCATTACTGACATGCATCTCTTAGATTATAAAGTAAGGGTATTAGAAGGAAGCCAAGCAACAGCTGCTAAGGTTCGGGTTCTTATTGAGTCAAAGGACAAGGAAGATCATTGGAGTACAGTTGGTGTTTCCTCCAATATTATTGAAGCAAGCTGGGAGGCTTTGCTAGATAGTATGGATTATATCTTACTTAAGAAGCATCTTAAAGACTTGGGGGAAAAGGGGGAATAA
- the leuD gene encoding 3-isopropylmalate dehydratase (catalyzes the isomerization between 2-isopropylmalate and 3-isopropylmalate in leucine biosynthesis) — protein sequence MLLKGKTWKFGDDIDTDAIIPARYLNTSEPAELAKHCMEDADPEFPAKVRAGDIIVAGKNFGCGSSREHAPIAIKAAGVSCVIAKSFARIFFRNSINIGLPILESPEAATALEEGNEVEVDVANGEIKDLTTGKTYQAVPFPGFMRDIISAGGLMNYVAERVEEK from the coding sequence ATGTTATTAAAAGGAAAAACATGGAAGTTTGGGGACGACATTGATACGGATGCTATAATTCCGGCAAGATATTTAAATACATCTGAGCCTGCCGAGCTTGCAAAGCATTGCATGGAGGATGCTGACCCAGAGTTTCCAGCTAAAGTTAGGGCAGGTGACATTATTGTTGCAGGTAAAAACTTTGGTTGTGGTAGCTCTAGAGAGCATGCTCCGATTGCTATTAAAGCTGCAGGAGTATCATGTGTAATTGCAAAATCCTTTGCCCGTATATTTTTCAGAAATTCTATCAATATAGGACTTCCAATTTTAGAATCACCAGAGGCAGCTACTGCCCTTGAAGAGGGCAATGAGGTGGAAGTAGATGTTGCAAATGGAGAGATAAAAGATTTAACTACAGGTAAAACTTATCAAGCAGTTCCTTTTCCAGGATTTATGAGAGATATAATTTCTGCAGGTGGATTAATGAATTATGTAGCTGAGAGGGTGGAGGAAAAATGA